The Caenorhabditis elegans chromosome II genome has a segment encoding these proteins:
- the C56E6.7 gene encoding uncharacterized protein (Confirmed by transcript evidence) gives MRNLQTRTLLDVCQRSLAVTYGLVWSKLSDNNSREKNREGGSVEDSGKPLRAVACPIKVRLNNRCPSSSTSAPFVRLSVRQTSPAAASSFSRN, from the coding sequence ATGCGAAATCTTCAAACTAGAACATTGTTGGATGTATGCCAAAGATCATTAGCAGTTACGTATGGCTTAGTCTGGTCAAAACTCAGCGACAATAATAGCCGGGAGAAAAATAGAGAGGGCGGATCGGTTGAAGACAGTGGCAAACCGCTTCGTGCTGTTGCGTGTCCTATTAAAGTGCGGCTGAATAATAGGTGTCCGTCGTCGTCGACTTCGGCGCCATTCGTCCGTCTGTCAGTCCGTCAAACTTCTCCGGCCGCAGCTTCTTCATTTTCGAGAAACTGA
- the toe-2 gene encoding Target of ERK kinase mpk-1 (Confirmed by transcript evidence): protein MSSSRHFSIPYDEDVVHSVILENTPSPPPKPPRGILRKEAPMKPQRSALKIEPARDDDKENNSQPQARSQFKAKDTMEQMQSYFKRSISVLRKSEEHFTGAEAADILTAYIETHRNEFPRDNIGRSNAVKLLEIWLESNTIQSVESHQKKFVDSERTFYRLGGDSESLYIVNTPIASRNHDDSASVSRSESSRRSNSIKRLFSPFVRRNRSNSRGRDKDKDNLKDGSSTNLKSTWSLFSSSSEKNEKKLKKAEQQLIKEEEAEVYELSLFHLLSLIDVEFLEDVALPVQDSKNNASFLSSILGKVGLGASEERLDPHQEDHMDLLIETHPLIRDASQWFQMARCCAPLLYFEAKPVASNHKTSHNEQLYLWCRAALDAVKNRLEKMTQNGSSPLFPSEFAPLLTKIAQQLINDMDSGEKLSTAVMYIFLMVPHPIRKTIDQLVQWLQLTMRTDAVEDLRSPYYLGKKDPRRYKENVNVIIGELSSFIFPRGCMTNVQQDIFIETLVELRQKGKLGQRPAQLESSLRAKSVNGQIKWQRKERKHNSLEGDLTPVRYTVRRESIRSKTSKSKDGLNETDSALVTMINSVIDNKELSLTEKKKQLMNFKKFYPKLYNDFFPGMI, encoded by the exons ATGAGTTCGTCTCGTCACTTCAGTATCCCATATGACGAAGATGTTGTTCATTCagtaattttggaaaacacaCCGTCGCCGCCGCCTAAACCTCCGAGAGGGATATTACGAAAAGAAGCTCCAATGAAGCCACAGCGAAGCGCGTTGAAAATCGAACCAGCTCGTGACG atgATAAGGAAAACAATAGTCAGCCTCAAGCACGATCCCAGTTCAAAGCAAAAGACACGATGGAACAAATGCAAtcatatttcaaaagaagCATATCCGTGCTCAGAAAATCTGAAGAACACTTCACAGGAGCCGAAGCTGCAGATATTCTTACAGCATATATCGAAACACATCGCAACGAGTTTCCACGCGACAATATCGGAAGAAGCAACGCTGTAAAACTGCTTGAAATTTGGTTAGAGTCGAATACTATTCAAAGTGTAGAATCTCATCAGAAGAAATTTGTTGATTCTGAACGTACATTTTACAGGCTTGGAGGAGATTCTGAATC attataTATTGTGAATACTCCGATCGCTTCAAGAAATCATGACGATTCTGCATCAGTTTCGCGATCAGAAAGCAGCCGTCGCAGTAACAGTATCAAGAGATTATTTTCTCCATTCGTTCGCCGGAATAGATCCAATTCTCGAGGTCGGGACAAAGACAAAGATAATTTAAAAGATGGAAGCTCgacaaatttgaaatcgaCGTGGAGTCTGTTCTCGTCTTCTTCAgaaaagaatgagaaaaaactcaaaaaagcaGAACAACAGTTGATAAAAGAGGAAGAAGCGGAAGTCTATGAATTGTCTCTCTTCCATTTACTCAGCTTGATTGACGTTGAGTTTCTCGAAGATGTTGCTCTTCCGGTACAAGATTCAAAG AACAATGCATCATTTTTATCATCCATTCTGGGAAAAGTTGGACTGGGTGCAAGTGAAGAAAGGCTTGACCCGCACCAGGAAGACCATATGGATTTGTTAATCGAAACACATCCATTGATCCGGGATGCAAGTCAATGGTTTCAGATGGCTCGTTGCTGTGCTCCATTACTTTATTTTGAGGCGAAACCTGTCGCAAGTAATCATAAAACAAGCCATAACGAACAATTATACCTTTGGTGTCGAGCAGCATTGGATGCAGTGAAAAACCGTCTTGAGAAGATGACACAGAACGGATCATCACCGTTGTTCCCATCAGAATTCGCTCCTCTTCTTACAAAGATTGCCCAGCAGTTGATTAACGATATGGATTCTGGTGAAAAATTGTCGACGGCAGTCATGTACATCTTCTTGATGGTTCCTCATCCTATACGCAAGACGATCGACCAACTTGTGCAGTGGCTACAACTTACTATGCGAACGGATGCAGTGGAAGATCTTAGAAGTCCATATTATTTGGGGAAAAAGGATCCACGGAGATACAAAGAGAATGTGAATGTCATAATTGGAGAGCTGTCTTCTTTTATTTTCCCGAGAGGATGTATGACAAATGTTCAACAAGACATTTTCATCGAG ACCCTCGTTGAACTGCGACAAAAAGGAAAACTAGGTCAACGCCCGGCACAATTGGAAAGCTCTCTTCGAGCAAAGTCAGTAAATGGACAAATTAAATGGCAACGAAAAGAGAGAAA acacaATTCGCTTGAAGGTGACCTGACACCAGTGAGATATACAGTTCGAAGAGAATCAATTCgttcaaaaacttcgaaaagtAAAGATGGACTGAATGAGACTGACTCAGCACTGGTAACCATGATCAAT TCAGTTATCGACAACAAGGAATTGTCGCTGacagaaaagaagaaacaatTGATGAACTTCAAGAAATTCTACCCGAAATTGTACAACGACTTTTTCCCAGGAATGATATAA
- the toe-2 gene encoding Target of ERK kinase mpk-1 (Confirmed by transcript evidence) encodes MSSSRHFSIPYDEDVVHSVILENTPSPPPKPPRGILRKEAPMKPQRSALKIEPARDDDKENNSQPQARSQFKAKDTMEQMQSYFKRSISVLRKSEEHFTGAEAADILTAYIETHRNEFPRDNIGRSNAVKLLEIWLESNTIQSVESHQKKFVDSERTFYRLGGDSESLYIVNTPIASRNHDDSASVSRSESSRRSNSIKRLFSPFVRRNRSNSRGRDKDKDNLKDGSSTNLKSTWSLFSSSSEKNEKKLKKAEQQLIKEEEAEVYELSLFHLLSLIDVEFLEDVALPVQDSKNNASFLSSILGKVGLGASEERLDPHQEDHMDLLIETHPLIRDASQWFQMARCCAPLLYFEAKPVASNHKTSHNEQLYLWCRAALDAVKNRLEKMTQNGSSPLFPSEFAPLLTKIAQQLINDMDSGEKLSTAVMYIFLMVPHPIRKTIDQLVQWLQLTMRTDAVEDLRSPYYLGKKDPRRYKENVNVIIGELSSFIFPRGCMTNVQQDIFIETLVELRQKGKLGQRPAQLESSLRAKHNSLEGDLTPVRYTVRRESIRSKTSKSKDGLNETDSALVTMINSVIDNKELSLTEKKKQLMNFKKFYPKLYNDFFPGMI; translated from the exons ATGAGTTCGTCTCGTCACTTCAGTATCCCATATGACGAAGATGTTGTTCATTCagtaattttggaaaacacaCCGTCGCCGCCGCCTAAACCTCCGAGAGGGATATTACGAAAAGAAGCTCCAATGAAGCCACAGCGAAGCGCGTTGAAAATCGAACCAGCTCGTGACG atgATAAGGAAAACAATAGTCAGCCTCAAGCACGATCCCAGTTCAAAGCAAAAGACACGATGGAACAAATGCAAtcatatttcaaaagaagCATATCCGTGCTCAGAAAATCTGAAGAACACTTCACAGGAGCCGAAGCTGCAGATATTCTTACAGCATATATCGAAACACATCGCAACGAGTTTCCACGCGACAATATCGGAAGAAGCAACGCTGTAAAACTGCTTGAAATTTGGTTAGAGTCGAATACTATTCAAAGTGTAGAATCTCATCAGAAGAAATTTGTTGATTCTGAACGTACATTTTACAGGCTTGGAGGAGATTCTGAATC attataTATTGTGAATACTCCGATCGCTTCAAGAAATCATGACGATTCTGCATCAGTTTCGCGATCAGAAAGCAGCCGTCGCAGTAACAGTATCAAGAGATTATTTTCTCCATTCGTTCGCCGGAATAGATCCAATTCTCGAGGTCGGGACAAAGACAAAGATAATTTAAAAGATGGAAGCTCgacaaatttgaaatcgaCGTGGAGTCTGTTCTCGTCTTCTTCAgaaaagaatgagaaaaaactcaaaaaagcaGAACAACAGTTGATAAAAGAGGAAGAAGCGGAAGTCTATGAATTGTCTCTCTTCCATTTACTCAGCTTGATTGACGTTGAGTTTCTCGAAGATGTTGCTCTTCCGGTACAAGATTCAAAG AACAATGCATCATTTTTATCATCCATTCTGGGAAAAGTTGGACTGGGTGCAAGTGAAGAAAGGCTTGACCCGCACCAGGAAGACCATATGGATTTGTTAATCGAAACACATCCATTGATCCGGGATGCAAGTCAATGGTTTCAGATGGCTCGTTGCTGTGCTCCATTACTTTATTTTGAGGCGAAACCTGTCGCAAGTAATCATAAAACAAGCCATAACGAACAATTATACCTTTGGTGTCGAGCAGCATTGGATGCAGTGAAAAACCGTCTTGAGAAGATGACACAGAACGGATCATCACCGTTGTTCCCATCAGAATTCGCTCCTCTTCTTACAAAGATTGCCCAGCAGTTGATTAACGATATGGATTCTGGTGAAAAATTGTCGACGGCAGTCATGTACATCTTCTTGATGGTTCCTCATCCTATACGCAAGACGATCGACCAACTTGTGCAGTGGCTACAACTTACTATGCGAACGGATGCAGTGGAAGATCTTAGAAGTCCATATTATTTGGGGAAAAAGGATCCACGGAGATACAAAGAGAATGTGAATGTCATAATTGGAGAGCTGTCTTCTTTTATTTTCCCGAGAGGATGTATGACAAATGTTCAACAAGACATTTTCATCGAG ACCCTCGTTGAACTGCGACAAAAAGGAAAACTAGGTCAACGCCCGGCACAATTGGAAAGCTCTCTTCGAGCAAA acacaATTCGCTTGAAGGTGACCTGACACCAGTGAGATATACAGTTCGAAGAGAATCAATTCgttcaaaaacttcgaaaagtAAAGATGGACTGAATGAGACTGACTCAGCACTGGTAACCATGATCAAT TCAGTTATCGACAACAAGGAATTGTCGCTGacagaaaagaagaaacaatTGATGAACTTCAAGAAATTCTACCCGAAATTGTACAACGACTTTTTCCCAGGAATGATATAA
- the C56E6.2 gene encoding Ras-related protein Rab-21 (Confirmed by transcript evidence): protein MQVLRQLPHQHQLASSPSSSCDIKSIYASEKVREAIRDHEQTIATSTAPKHKAKVVVLGDSGVGKTSIIYRHRYGAHYRPVNATIGASFVSFDVGADYRDREDVVRLQVWDTAGQERFRCMVPMYMRNADAALIVYDVTDRNTFEDVEKWLKDLDRSSGTEDANVYLIGNKTDLVEKREVTEAEGKAMAAKINAKFFELSNDQPNLFAAILSELSDDVLQSRQESSEKKTDLQLIRKEKVSLGDDKFEDNPNIQLKIQKSKCCSML from the exons ATGCAAGTGCTCCGTCAACTACCACATCAACATCAGCTCGCATCTTCTCCGTCTTCTTCTTGTGATATCAAATCTATTTATGCTTCGGAGAAAGTCCGTGAGGCGATTCGTGATCACGAGCAGACAATCGCCACGTCAACAGCTCCTAAGCATAAAGCAAAGGTAGTTGTACTTGGAGATTCTGGTGTTGGAAAGACTTCAATTATCTATCGTCATCGATATGGAGCTCACTATCGTCCAGTAAATGCAACGATTGGAGCTTCTTTTGTATCTTTTGATgt CGGAGCAGATTATCGCGATCGTGAAGACGTGGTTCGCCTTCAAGTGTGGGATACTGCTGGTCAGGAGAGGTTCCGATGCATGGTTCCGATGTACATGAGAAATGCCGATGCTGCTCTGATTGTTTACGACGTAACTGATAGAAACACTTTTGAGGATGTTGAGAAGTGGCTGAAAGATCTCGACAGATCAAGTGGAACGGAGGATGCAAATGTTTACTTGATTGGAAATAAAACAGATCTTGTTGAAAAGCGAGAAGTTACTGAAGCTGAAGGAAAAGCGATGGCAGCAAAGATCAATGCaaagtttttcgaattatcCAATGATCAACCAAATT tgtTCGCCGCAATTCTATCCGAACTTTCCGACGATGTTCTCCAATCCCGGCAAGAATCCTCCGAAAAGAAAACCGATCTTCAATtaattcgaaaagaaaaagtttctCTTGGGGACGACAAGTTCGAAGACAATCCgaatattcaattaaaaattcaaaaatcaaagtgtTGTTCAATGCTCTAG
- the C56E6.4 gene encoding Doublecortin domain-containing protein (Confirmed by transcript evidence) — MDFFEGNPHSSEFDNEETIRKDKQALEKHRQKMGGQSRRLSTMIFNRKDQTHPDVYLIYVFLNGQGMECQFMNFQRKQLEKGMNYVLELIARRYNVNPGKLVDMDGRKISEVTQLMSRGAYVLIPVGQSFRDTWYFLPDNAIDTSSNKALIEERSAQRDRLLQRRSKQEQKLKKTKSSNRSKSVGAASSNPKITFNGRNNRR; from the exons ATGGATTTCTTTGAAGGGAATCCACATTCCAGTGAATTCGATAATGAAGAAACGATACGAAAAGATAAGCAAGCACTGGAAAAACATCGACA aaaaatgggTGGACAATCGAGAAGATTGAGTACAATGATATTCAATCGAAAAGATCAAACGCATCCCGATGTGTATCTAATTTA TGTGTTCCTGAATGGACAAGGAATGGAGTGccaatttatgaattttcaaagaaaacaacTTGAAAAGGGAATGAATTATGTTTTGGAATTAATAGCTCGACGATACAATGTTAATCCAGGAAAATTGGTTGATATGGATGGAAGGAAAATATCTGAAGTTACACAACTTATGTCAAGAGGTGCATATGTTCTTATTCCAGTTGGACAGTCTTTCAGAGATACTTGGTACTTTCTTCCCGATAATGCCATAGATACCAG TTCGAACAAAGCTTTAATAGAAGAACGAAGCGCTCAACGGGATCGTCTACTTCAACGTCGTTCAAAACAAgagcaaaaactaaaaaagacgAAATCAAGTAATCGGAGCAAATCAGTCGGAGCGGCGTCGTCTAACccaaaaataactttcaatGGACGAAACAATCGTCGATGA
- the C56E6.4 gene encoding Doublecortin domain-containing protein (Confirmed by transcript evidence): protein MAFYDEQFNDISYVELNKRRRGDAARHEGDKLVNRMNRPKVKKIYVKKNGEDIYEKPKLFVWRQWQSPRLEQLLEDVGPYVGMDDGASAIYTLEGEEITDPDEIVDLGTYYVSGDESLMLPDANDRRRSSDPDVNASRGDNNHSRYTSLSAPEYYTSNSVRSTYPANLTVPPTPPPRPYTSVQNTSRTKKVTTKAREVDMSQYDSYYDDALQDVRNRRAAYEPKNFDTTMDFFEGNPHSSEFDNEETIRKDKQALEKHRQKMGGQSRRLSTMIFNRKDQTHPDVYLIYVFLNGQGMECQFMNFQRKQLEKGMNYVLELIARRYNVNPGKLVDMDGRKISEVTQLMSRGAYVLIPVGQSFRDTWYFLPDNAIDTSSNKALIEERSAQRDRLLQRRSKQEQKLKKTKSSNRSKSVGAASSNPKITFNGRNNRR, encoded by the exons ATGGCAT TTTATGACGAACAGTTCAACGACATATCGTATGTTGAATTGAACAAGAGACGACGAGGCGACGCAGCTCGACATGAGGGAGACAAATTAGTAAATCGGATGAATCGACCCAAGGTCAAGAAGATTTACGTTAAGAAGAACGGAGAGGATATTTATGAAAA accaaaattatttgtttggAGGCAATGGCAGTCACCAAGATTGGAACAATTGCTAGAAGATGTTGGACCGTATGTTGGAATGGATGATGGTGCATCTGCTATTTATACgtt agaggGAGAAGAAATCACGGATCCAGATGAAATCGTAGACTTGGGAACATACTATGTCTCTGGAGATGAATCACTTATGCT TCCAGACGCCAATGATCGTCGTCGCTCAAGTGATCCTGATGTGAATGCATCTAGAGGAGACAATAATCATTCCAGATATACATCACTTTCAGCTCCAGAATATTATACATCTAACTCTGTTAGATCAACTTATCCGGCTAATT TGACTGTTCCACCAACACCTCCACCTCGACCGTATACTTCTGTACAGAATACCTCGAGGACAAAGAAAGTGACAACAAAAGCGAGAGAAGTCGATATGTCACAATATGATTCATATTATGATGATGCTCTGCAAGACGTtagaa ATAGAAGAGCTGCATATGAGCCAAAAAACTTTGACACGACGATGGATTTCTTTGAAGGGAATCCACATTCCAGTGAATTCGATAATGAAGAAACGATACGAAAAGATAAGCAAGCACTGGAAAAACATCGACA aaaaatgggTGGACAATCGAGAAGATTGAGTACAATGATATTCAATCGAAAAGATCAAACGCATCCCGATGTGTATCTAATTTA TGTGTTCCTGAATGGACAAGGAATGGAGTGccaatttatgaattttcaaagaaaacaacTTGAAAAGGGAATGAATTATGTTTTGGAATTAATAGCTCGACGATACAATGTTAATCCAGGAAAATTGGTTGATATGGATGGAAGGAAAATATCTGAAGTTACACAACTTATGTCAAGAGGTGCATATGTTCTTATTCCAGTTGGACAGTCTTTCAGAGATACTTGGTACTTTCTTCCCGATAATGCCATAGATACCAG TTCGAACAAAGCTTTAATAGAAGAACGAAGCGCTCAACGGGATCGTCTACTTCAACGTCGTTCAAAACAAgagcaaaaactaaaaaagacgAAATCAAGTAATCGGAGCAAATCAGTCGGAGCGGCGTCGTCTAACccaaaaataactttcaatGGACGAAACAATCGTCGATGA
- the abch-1 gene encoding ABC transporter domain-containing protein (Partially confirmed by transcript evidence) has protein sequence MNEKHVLECKSISFMTAISNGTWFSKIYKPPSVFQILKNISFTATSGEIHAIVGVADSGKTTLLEALTSGAGGDIGGIAMLDKFMLTRRRFNKFCSHINYRNQYPSSLSVRSLLYYHARLCLSSTHTSLEIDHRISELSAMFDVIGYAHDKLEDLSFSARRRVMTVMELLKDPILTIIDDPTAYLSPLSAYQLIYALHFYAAKFNRIIIITLRNVRSDLSHLLGSATCLFYGEVAYSGQMRLLPNHFKKAGFECPPNENPAAYYLSLLTIDKESMQKVMETQEKATKLVAFRTDNDTSSDISGSSATGTGVLLDSGRKNPSISTVAAILFRRVLSLIGSTPSNSLAGLIAFPVTAAVLSFLRPTSLPSSLFFWKLLTFLYLLLQTIVIFPNYSKTSLLSFRECNLYCQTTSLTIFSIFFLVYSCIQSSLFVGIVLWSFKSEAMFQISLNLFLLSIFSFSIFTICARYLKNCSNIVILQTIIILAFFVSGNGVTGTTTSSSIQYYIGVINPFNYSNFLLSKLLSSSIDNEECTFPSYMCKLSMNLHSDLYPPWYAPNDVFTNFAILFCLSLTFLVISFFIHLTEPSVQLKKHMKQS, from the exons ATGAATGAGAAACATGTGCTCGAATGTAAGAGTATATCTTTTATGACTGCTATTTCAAATGGTACATG gttttccaAGATTTACAAGCCACCGTcagtatttcaaattttgaaaaatattagtttcaCAGCAACTTCTGGAGAAATACATGCAATTGTTGGTGTGGCTGATTCTGGAAAAACTACACTCTTGGAAGCACTAACAAGTGGAGCAGGAGGAGATATCGGAGGGATTGCAATGCTTGATAAATTTATGTTGactc gTCGCCGATTCAACAAGTTCTGCTCCCATATCAACTACCGTAATCAGTATCCATCTTCTCTATCGGTCAGAAGTTTACTTTACTATCACGCGAGGCTATGTCTATCATCTACACATACCAGTCTTGAGATTGACCATCGG ATCAGCGAACTCAGTGCAATGTTTGATGTTATTGGATATGCGCATGATAAACTAGAAGATTTGTCATTTAGTGCCAGAAGAAGGGTTATGACTGTTATGGAATTATTGAAAGATCCAA TTCTCACGATAATTGACGATCCAACGGCATATCTTTCTCCACTATCAGCATATCAACTCATCTATGCTCTTCATTTTTACGCTGCAAAATTCAACAGAATCATAATAATAACTTTACGAAATGTTCGTTCTGACCTCTCGCATTTACTTGGTTCTGCTACTTGTCTATTTTATGGAGAAGTAGCATATAGTGGTCAAATGCGTCTTTTGccaaatcatttcaaaaaagctggTTTTGAATGTCCGCCAAACGAAAATCCAGCTGCATATTACT TGTCGTTATTAACAATTGACAAAGAGAGCATGCAAAAAGTTATGGAGACACAGGAAAAAGCCACTAAACTTGTTGCGTTCCGAACT GATAATGATACATCATCTGATATATCAGGATCCTCAGCAACTGGAACAGGAGTTCTTCTAGATTCTGGTAGAAAAAATCCCTCAATTTCAACTGTTGCAGCAATTCTATTCCGTAGAGTACTTTCACTTATTGGTTCTACTCCTTCAAATAGCTTAGCTGGGTTAATTGCATTCCCAGTAACTGCTGCAGTGCTATCTTTTCTAag ACCTACATCGCTTCCATCTTCattgtttttctggaaattactgacatttttatatttacttCTTCAAACTATTGTGATTTTTCCTAACT aTTCAAAGACTAGTCTCCTTAGCTTCAGAGAATGTAATTTATATTGCCAGACGACAAGtttaacaatattttcaattttcttcctcGTATACTCATGTATTCAGTCTTCTCTATTCGTTGGTATAGTTTTATG gTCATTCAAGTCAGAAGCTATGTTTCAAATCAGTTTGAATCTATTTCtactttctattttttcattctctATATTCACAATCTGTGcgagatatttgaaaaattgctcaaacATTGTAATTTTACAAACAATTATTATCTTGGCATTTTTCGTTTCTGGAAATGGAGTAACAGG aACTACAACATCTTCTTCTATTCAATATTACATAGGTGTAATCAATCCATTcaattattccaattttcttctctCAAAACTTTTGTCAAGTTCTATTGATAACGAGGAATGTACATTCCCTTCTTACATGTGCAA aCTATCAATGAATCTTCATTCAGATTTATACCCACCATGGTATGCTCCAAACGATGTATTCACAAATTTCGCTATTCTTTTCTGTCTAAGTCTCACTTTTCTCgttatttccttttttattcatttgacAGAACCGTCTGTTCAGCtcaaaaaacatatgaaaCAATCTTGA
- the abcx-1 gene encoding ABC transporter family G domain-containing protein (Confirmed by transcript evidence), which produces MSSEDVRIETPEDDESSGRDSIYFSTIRSRHAEHFFADMQNHNTQNEKKGIIRYLEYYEINSQSTRPYPNLLLNKLSFSKDLRSSSDKVLLRLPVLKQEVHNISFELSSSDVLAIMYTKESETISLLKIICGIKDVRGKLSGDILVNGHRMSRDRLEKTIGFVSLESPTSTLSVRQYLHVHGNFYPPMTERYGGVGHLINKLMTDLGLFPVSDIICSRLNRSQWQRVKVASQLVRDPTILVCSDIFKDIDVHDQCFLIDYLREWAVKTNRIVIMAISPTSLQILNMFSKAMILASGRMIYFGPPKSMQQYFETIGCPCPPYKNVCDYYVDLVTHDNLTSDASRESSVRIARLVNKWNQTAPPVRRTASGKFLLDLPTAGIFMNLLTLISLFWFNFINNRASRIFFLLFIFSLSTCLSLHLSDLSLTLPDAFLNRNSYLELLIFYVPLFIGLVNLKKCTFLSEFDKFYLFISARHHLKELLKLSPLKNMCSSLSIIIVSFVVELPFLLITSMVFAMPMSIFTDFHQKSSNHLTSLVSISSSFFINLSVTQLVVNSVSNLSSEPLSFFFFVISWFSLFFACGFPFPIHSILKYFNPLFFPTTSVFRFLYEDSPSLYPQLSVNLSTPIQLYSCGRTFLNTTQVTRGPCQKVSSFELLSYYGFNESFDKQKSIFHGILISNFIFNYLFFSILILFVSCVLFHFNRDKLIRRSST; this is translated from the exons ATGTCCTCTGAAGATGTACGAATTGAGACACCAGAAGATGATGAGAGTAGTGGAAG agattcaatttatttttcgacaaTTCGAAGTCGACACGCTGAACATTTCTTTGCGGATATGCAAAACCATAATACtcaaaatgagaagaaagGAATCATTCGATATCTAGAATACTATGAAATCAATTCTCAATCCACAAGACCTTATCCGAATTTGCTTCTCAACAAATTATCATTTTCGAAAGATTTACGATCCTCATCTGACAAAGTTCTCTTAAGATTACCAGTACTTAAACAAGAAGTTCATaatatttcatttgaattGTCAAGTTCTGATGTCTTGGCTATAATGTACACTAAGGAATCCGAAACGATCAGTctgctgaaaataatttgtggAATTAAAGATGTGAGAGGGAAATTGTCTGGGGATATTCTTGTTAATGGACATCGAATGTCTAGGGACAGGTTGGAAAAGACTATAG gTTTTGTTTCGTTAGAGTCACCAACATCAACATTAAGCGTTAGACAATATCTACATGTTCACGGGAATTTCTATCCACCAATGACTGAAAGATATGGAGGTGTTGGTCATTTG ATAAATAAACTAATGACTGATCTTGGTCTCTTCCCAGTTTCTGACATAATTTGTAGTCGTCTAAATCGATCTCAATGGCAAAGAGTCAAAGTTGCATCTCAACTTGTCAGGGATCCCACAATTCTTGTTTGttcggatattttcaaagACATTGATGTTCATGatcaatgttttttgataGATTATCTCAGAGAATGGGCAGTTAAAACGAATCGAATTGTGATAATGGCGATATCACCTACAAGTCTTCAAATCTtgaatatgttttcaaaag cTATGATATTAGCATCCGGGAGAATGATTTATTTTGGGCCTCCGAAGTCAATGCAACAATATTTTGAGACAATTGGATGCCCATGTCCAccatataaaaatgtttgcgaTTATTATG TTGACCTTGTTACACATGACAATTTAACATCCGATGCTTCTCGTGAATCATCAGTTAGAATTGCTCGACTTGTGAACAAATGGAATCAAACTGCTCCACCTGTACGAAGAACTGCCAGTGGGAAATTTCTACTTGATCTTCCAACTGCTGGAATCTTCATGAATCTGCTCACATTGATAAG TTTGTTCTGGTTCAATTTCATCAACAATCGTGCATCTCGGATATTCTTtctattatttattttctcattatcaACATGCTTGTCCCTACATCTTTCGGATCTTTCTCTCACACTTCCTGATGCATTTCTGAATAGAAATTCTTATCtagaattattaattttttatgtgcCACTTTTCATCGGATTAGTAAACTTGAAGAAATGCACGTTTTTGTCtgaatttgacaaattttatttatttatttcagctCGTCATCATCTCAAAGAACTATTAAAACTGTCTCCGTTAAAGAATATGTGTTCTTCGCTTTCCATTATTATTGTGTCATTTGTTGTCGAGTTGCCATTTTTATTGATCACTTCAATGGTATTTGCCATGCCAATGTCAATTTTCACAG attttcatcaaaaatcgtCAAATCATCTTACATCACTTGTATCCATatcttcatcatttttcattaacCTATCAGTCACTCAACTTGTCGTCAACTCTGTGAGCAACTTATCAAGTGAACCActgtcatttttctttttcg ttatttcttggttttcattgtttttcgcATGTGGTTTCCCATTTCCGATTCATTCGATTCTCAAGTATTTCAATCCTCTTTTCTTTCCAACAACATcagttttcaggtttttataTGAAG ATTCACCATCTCTATATCCTCAATTATCAGTAAATCTTTCAACTCCAATTCAACTTTATTCATGTGGAAGGACATTTTTGAAT acaactcAAGTTACAAGAGGACCTTGTCAGAAAGTATCATCTTTTGAGCTTTTGTCTTATTATGGATTTAATGAAAGTTTTGACAAAcagaaatcgattttccatgggattttaatttcaaactttatatttaattatctatttttctccatcttaattttatttgtttcttgtgtgctttttcatttcaatagGGACAAATTGATTAGAAGATCTTCGACGTAA